The following coding sequences lie in one Cygnus olor isolate bCygOlo1 chromosome 8, bCygOlo1.pri.v2, whole genome shotgun sequence genomic window:
- the LOC121074392 gene encoding uncharacterized protein LOC121074392, which translates to MKLSLALLLAVALAMALFRLCGQGLCSQRCWERVRVSRSLGTTRQVSNWPCSLGLSSCPSRLRLRLNTVVPSEGPKQRPVGTERQPSELPDPLGRFWEYLAQGGRVWLLCDNWDAVCLLGVGLLALGLWRTVQRHRRQGTGRWASASVGTDRRGKDALDDYALLCRMEANTAFMVRCLRRLYQLRLQELGLPQPRNKALNKHRKRRAPWRSPGKFV; encoded by the exons ATGAAGCTCAGCCTGGCTCTCCTCCTGGCCGTGGCTCTGGCCATGGCTTTGTTCCGCCTGTGCGGCCAGGGCCTCTGCAGCCAGCGCTGCTGGGAGAGGGTCAGGGTCAGCAGGAGCCTTGGCACCACGCGCCAGGTCTCCAACTGGCCCTGCAGCCTCGGCCTttccagctgccccagcaggcTCCGCCTCAGGCTGAACACCGTGGTCCCTTCAGAGGGCCCAAAGCAACGGCCCGTCGGCACCGAGCGCCAGCCCTCCGAGCTGCCCGACCCCCTGGGCCGCTTCTGGGAATACCTTGCCCAGGGCGGGAGAGTCTGGCTGCTCTGCGATAACTGGGACGCCGTCTGCCTCCTCGGCGTGGGGCTGCTTGCCCTCGGCCTCTGGAGAACAGTACAGAGACACCGCAGACAG GGAACGGGCCGGTGGGCCTCAGCTTCCGTGGGGACAGACCGCCGGGGAAAGGACGCTCTGGATGATTACGCCTTGCTCTGCCGGATGGAGGCCAACACTGCCTTCATGGTGAGGTGCCTGAGGCGCCTCTACCAGCTCCGGCTGCAAGAGCTCGGGCTCCCACAGCCGAGGAACAAGGCACTAAacaagcacaggaaaagaagagcCCCCTGGCGTAGCCCCGGCAAATTCGTCTAG